From Myxocyprinus asiaticus isolate MX2 ecotype Aquarium Trade chromosome 49, UBuf_Myxa_2, whole genome shotgun sequence, a single genomic window includes:
- the LOC127438526 gene encoding replication stress response regulator SDE2-like, whose amino-acid sequence MELFVISPHLRFTNVTIAAGSTVSNLIDHFTSKEGASFTDFYVKSNGRIFHSNDLLQTGVLYRVEPRLYGGKGGFGSMLRALGAQIEKTTNREACRDLSGRRLRDVNHEKEMAEWLKKQADREAEKEQRRLERIQRKLAEPKHYFTDTNYEQQCHDLSERLEDSVLKGMQASTSGLVQADEGPSRKRPTPTNKQKKAKRKCFWTGVGGLDEMGSSGEGSDDSDSETSPSSSGASCSSDVPKPALLPSTCRSQHRTEPQDQPSSTSSSSSCLAPCTPTDSHGTEEVEREAEKEYTPSRSTEEEKVQMPNPEAQNCPAESSQTQELVEGPLDLLSVSGVEQLESLGLERLKNELMERGMKCGGTLQERAARLFSVKGLIPDQIDPALLAKPSKGKKK is encoded by the exons ATGGAGCTGTTTGTGATTTCACCTCATTTGAGATTTACTAATGTAACTATCGCTGCGGGCTCGACTGTCAGTAATCTGATCGATCATTTCACCTCTAAAGAG GGAGCCTCTTTCACAGATTTCTACGTGAAGAGTAATGGCCGCATATTTCACAGTAATGATTTGCTTCAGACTGGAGTGCTGTACCGTGTGGAGCCTCGGTTATATGGGGGAAAAGGAG gATTTGGCTCTATGTTAAGGGCCCTCGGTGCACAAATTGAAAAGACCACCAACCGTGAGGCTTGCAGGGATCTGAGTGGAAGGAGACTGCGAGATGTTAACCACGAGAAAGA aatgGCAGAGTGGTTGAAAAAGCAGGCGGACCGTGAGGCAGAGAAGGAGCAGCGTCGTTTGGAGCGAATTCAGAGGAAACTGGCCGAGCCGAAACATTATTTCACTGACACGAATTACGAGCAGCAGTGCCACGACCTCTCAGAGAGACTGGAGGACTCCGTACTGAAAG GCATGCAGGCTTCTACTAGTGGGCTCGTGCAGGCAGACGAGGGGCCAAGCCGCAAGCGTCCGACTCCGACCAACAAGCAAAAGAAAGCAAAAAGGAAATGTTTCTG GACTGGCGTTGGGGGACTGGATGAGATGGGTAGCTCCGGTGAAGGCAGTGATGACAGTGACAGCGAAACATCTCCCTCTTCCTCTGGAGCTTCCTGTAGTTCTGATGTACCCAAACCAGCTTTACTGCCTTCCACGTGCAGGAGTCAGCACAGAACTGAACCTCAGGACCAGCCAAGCAGCACCAGCAGCTCCTCCTCATGTCTTGCACCCTGCACCCCAACAGACAGCCATGGGACAGAGGAGGTAGAGAGGGAGGCAGAGAAGGAATATACTCCGAGCAGGAGCACTGAAGAGGAGAAAGTACAAATGCCAAACCCAGAAGCACAAAACTGCCCAGCTGAGAGCAGTCAGACACAGGAACTG GTGGAGGGTCCATTGGATTTGCTCTCTGTGAGTGGGGTGGAGCAGCTGGAGTCTCTGGGTCTGGAGAGGCTGAAGAACGAGCTGATGGAGCGAGGGATGAAGTGTGGAGGAACACTGCAGGAGCGTGCTGCTCGTCTTTTCTCCGTCAAAGGACTGATTCCAGATCAGATTGATCCTGCGCTCTTAGCCAAACCCAGCAAGGGCAAGAAGAAATAA